In the Callospermophilus lateralis isolate mCalLat2 chromosome 19, mCalLat2.hap1, whole genome shotgun sequence genome, AAAAAGCCTGCAAGAATAAGAGGAGGAGCTGCCCTATGCGCCGGCCCTACCCCGCCTGTACGTCAGTTTCccctaaatataaataaatataaaataattcatttcCCCGCACACCGTGGTCACCTTTGCTGCCTGAACGCTAAGACTTCAGGGTgtattttctagattttttttttttttttttttttggtactcggGAATTAATTTAAGGGTGCTCTACccatgagctacagtcccagcccttttgagactaagttgctgagaccgaccctgaacttggtatcctcctgcctccgcctcctgagcctgggattacaggtgtgtgtcactgggcCAATTTAGATATTTCTTCTATTTAACCACATTATAATTGCCACAATCTGGAAATTTCACACGTAAGGGTACTATTATGGAAGCCACAATCTAGACTTAAGTCTCAGTGACTCCCCAATGacagttctttgttttgttttgtttttttggtgctgggggtgggacccagggcctcacgcctgCCTGCTAGGCTAGTGCTCCGCAGCTgagcccaaccccagccccttggtaTCCCTTTTTTCCTGACCTGGATTCACTCCAGTGTCACACGCTGCGTGTACAGGCCCATCTCTTCATCTCCTTTAATCCGGGGTGATTCCTAGGCATGTCTCTGTCATTCACGGCAGTGACATTGTGAGGGTCCACGATGATCGTTTTGCAGGCTTTCAAACTTTTTGTTTGGGGGAGGGGGCAGTGAACGCCAGGGATGCAGCCCAGGGTATCCCCACAGGCCAGGCAAATGCCctgcctctgagccccagccacaGCCTATTTTACTGTGACTTCCAGGAAGGAACGCACTTGACAAGATGACCCCATAAACGCACGCACATATGTTTATGTTGTCATGAAATCATGGTCTCCATGCAGGCAGTGTGCCCAGGTCTGATCTGTTTTGTCAAAAAGCAAATGctgagctgggcacggtggcgcatgcctatgaTTCCAGCTGCTAGGGAGGCTTAGGCcctaggaggatttcaagtttgaggccagcctcagcaacttagggagaccatgtctcaaaatgaaaaataaaaaggactggggatgtagttcagtggcacagCACAACCAGGTCAAATCCTCAGTACTATGGGGGCGGGGATTGGCACAGAGCCAGTGGGCTCTCTGGGACTCGGTGGGTGTGGGGGTCCAAGTCAGCACATCTTCCCTGGATGCTGCTGGAGTGTGGTGCTGGGTAGGATGAGAGCAGTTATGCTGTACTAACGAAGGGGCCCCCGAAACCCCTGGCTGCGTAATGAAACCGTTGCTTGCTGTTGCTGCACGTCCTGCTCTTGGGCACAGCTGTGTCCAATACAGTCTCGTGGGGAGTGGGGTTCTCGGTCTGGTGGCCTCCTGGGTCACTACTGGAGGAAGACAGAAAAGCCAAGGGAGCTTGCACTGCCTCATCCTCAAGTGGCAATGTCCTCTCTGCTCCTGTTTCTTGGCCAGGGCTCCTCAGTGCCTCTGACCAACCCCACGAGCAGGGATGTAGACAGCATTATGGGCACTACAGGGGACATCTCTGTTCCTAAGGCAGCTGCAAGGCGGTCTCAGGGACCCTCTCAACCAGCAGTGGAGCTGAATTCTCTGCACACACCCTCTCCCACCCCAGGGGGCTCGGGTCGCCGTGAGATGTAGGTGACGGCTGGTGTCTCAcagtctccccctctctctcttaagTGCAGCAATCCAGCTTCTATGGGTACACGGGGATGCTGCCCAAGAGGTACACGCAGGGGGTGATGACCGGGGAGAGTGAGTATCGCAGACCCCCGGGGGTACTGAGCTGGCTTGGGCTCTGGAAGCTTCTTCCTGGGGACCCCCAAATATGCGCCCTGAGCATGCTGGGCTGGGGATTTATCTCCTCACCTGGCTGGGGAGGGGTGGAGTGGGACGCACTCCCCACCAGAGGGGTGGATGTGCGTGCATACGTGTGTGTGCCCTGTTTCTGGGCTGTGGTGACTGGAGTGTGGCAGTGCCCACAAGGCTGCATGTGGTATGTCAAGTGTgcccgagtgtgtgtgtgtgtgtgtgtgtgtgtgtgtgtgtcagggacTCAGTCCCTCCACTCCTGTGATGTTGGGTGTCACCCTTCAACaccaagctgttctcagagcctcGGAGCCACACAACCACCTCCTGCTAGCTGCCCAGTTACCAAGACCCTGccctcaagcctgtcctttacccaGCAGCCAGTGCTCCAGGGCCTGTGGGCTGGCCTTCTGGGCACCAGTGCATGGTCTCAGTGGCTGTCCTGCCACCTGCTTCTTGGCCTGCCGTGCACTGGAGCCGGTGCTTTGAGGCCCCTTCTCCACGTGTCCTCTGGCCtcctggtttggtttggtttgatttGATTTTgtagcaccagggattgaactcagggttgctcaaccactgagccacaacccagccccttttattttttaattttgagactgggtctctctcactaagttacttagagtcttgctagattgctgaggctgaccttgacctttccatcctcctgcctcagcctcccaagttgctgggattacaggagggtGCCATGGGGCCAGGCTTCCTTCTGTTCTAACACAGGAGCACATGGCCCCTACCAGCCCCCTGCCAGGGACACACTGGTCCTCCAGTCCATGCCCAACTCCCTTGTCCTGCAGACTTCAGTCCCCTCCTGAGACAGGAGCTCTCTAATGCCCCCTGCCCACATCTGTGCTTTGTGGGAAACTCGATACAGTTCTCTGACCCCAATCTGCGACCTGTGCTTCTGGGACTTGTTTGAACATGTCCCCACAAGCCCCAAGAAGGCAGGGCCCTGTGTGTTACCACTAGGTCCTCAGGGCTGGACATGCTTGGCCCTCAGGAAATGCTGAGAGACAGACAGATGTGGAGGGCCCCAGCTCAGGCCACAGTGCAGGAGGAGGCAGTGAGCCTGCACTGTCCCTCTGCGGTGGGCTCCTGGGGGGTTGGGTGGGGGACTAATGGATGGgctagagctgggaggggctcggtGGAATGGGGCCGGGCTGGGGGCGGGGTCAGGCCGAGCCCCTGGTCCCTGCCCCAGGCACCGCGGGGGTTATGATCTCCCTGAGCCGCATCCTCACCAAGCTGCTGCTGCCCGACGAGCGCGCCAGCACGCTCATCTTCTTCCTGGTCTCCGTGGGCCTGGAGCTGCTCTGCTTCTTGCTGCATCTGCTGGTGCGGCGCAGCCGCTTTGTGCTCTACTACACCACGCGGCCGCGAGACAGCCGAGGCTGCCGGGCGGGCTACCGCGTACACCACGACGTCGCCGCAGGGGACATCCACTTTGTAAGTGCGCACTCCAGGTACGGATTGGTGGGTGTCCATCCCCGCCGCCAGCCCTGGGCATGTGCCTCCAGCCCACATCCTGGCCGAGTTCCTTCTCTGGATCCCCTCCTTGGCCCAGGGTCTCAGGCTGCACCCATCTCCATTCTGTGGGGCTTGGGGCTCCCTCAGCTGCTGTATCCTGCAAAGTGGGGTGCACACGGTTCCTTTCTTTGTGACACCCCACATACTGTAGATGGAAGTTCCCATCCGGTTGGGACAGACTCCCAGGAAGGCAACAAGGCTCACCTGTGCCCTGGGTTCCTGTCCAGGGTCAGGGAGAGGACCTAGGAGGTGGGACAAACCCCCAGAATCCCCACAGAGGAGAACACCAGAGGCAGCCAGGGAATCATAGGCCCCAGGCAGGAGCCAAAAATGGGGGTTCAGGTCTGTGGCTCTTGGCTTTGCTGAGGTCAGGGCCCAACAGGGGCCAACTGCTGGCCTCATAACCCCAGCAGAGGCACCTCCCCTGCAGGGTCCCCAGCACAAGAACTCAGGCCAGCTAGTGGCCTTGCTATCACTCCCTGGGCAGGGCAGAGGACCTTCTGGAAAGCTGGGGTGCCCTCTGGTGGCCACATGCTGCATAGCGACCCTGGCCTGCAGCTGGCAGATATCTGGCCTGAGGACACTGCAGGCCAGGAGTGCTGGACACCCGGGGGAGGCAGGGCAAGGGGAGCCACCAAGGGTCCTCACCAGGATGGTCATGCAGGTGTGAGTGTAGGGAATCACCTGGATCCTTGGCTGGGGACACAGCAGTGGACTGTCAGAGCCCATGGGGAGCCATCTGGGGGAACCCCGAAGTGGAGTAGCAAAGCCACCAGGAGGGGCTGGCGGGGGAGCCTGGGCAGAGTTTCAGGCTGGAAGCCGCTGGGGTGTTTCTGGGACAACAGGAAGCAAGAGGTGGTGGGAGGCCTTGAGGGGCCTCTGGGCAAGATGGGGGTGGGGTGCCGTGCTCAGTCAGAAGTGGGGAGAGGGTCTTGAGAAGGAATGCGCCCTCTCTGAAGTCAGAGGGCTCTTGGGGAACAGGAAGGAGGGCGTCGGTACACAGTAGGCGCTAACTGAAGGTTAGCCTGAGTGTGGCTCTCCTTCActgggctctggtgcctggccagTGCTCCCTCTGTCCTGTCCTCCAAACACCATCCTACTCCATCCTCCCTCCAGGAGCACCAGGCCCCTGCGGTGGCCCACAGCGACTCCCAGGACAGCCCGGCCCATGAGGTGGCCAGCGGCGGGGGGGCCTATATGCGCTTCGACGTGCCTCGGCCCCGAGTCAAGCGGAGCTGGCCCACCTTCAGAGGTGAGGGAGCCCACTCGCCCCCACAGCCCCATGGACCCCACTGTCCTGGCTGCTTGTTGGGTGGTGCCCCGGTGGGAAGCAGGCAGGGCCCCTGGAGGTGCTGCCCTCTGACCctgcccaccccccaccccccagccttGCTGCTGCACCGCTACGTGGTGGCACGGGTCATCTGGGCCGACATGCTCTCCATTGCGGTGACCTACTTCATCACGCTGTGCCTGTTCCCCGGCCTGGAATCCGAGATCCGCCACTGCGTGCTGGGCGAGTGGCTGCCCATCCTGGTCATGGCCGTGTTCAACCTCTCGGACTTCGTGGGCAAGGTGGGCTTCCTGCCCGCCCTGCCCTTGGTGGCCCGGGCCCACCCAGGAAGATCCCCAGGCTGAGGATGCATACGGGTCTCGGGCAGGAGTGTGGCAGCCATGCAATGTCAAGGTCCCACAGCACCCCCCCACGGCGGCCCCTGCCTGGTCCCGTAAGGTGGCTCCGAGTGCCAGCTGCGTCTCAGCGGCCCCTGTGCCCAGTCTTCCTGCTCCGTGGTCACTAGTCAGTGGGTCTCTGGGGTGGTCCTCCCGGGATGAGCACAGACACAGGCCCTCGAGGTACACGGAGAGGGCAGAAGCACCCAGAAGCCACCCAAAGGGACTAGAATGACCTATGCAGCACACCTTCTGCCTCACTTGCAGCGGGTGGGGTCCACGCTGtggtttctgatgcttcacgcaGGTTGGGGACAAGccttgtcttatggatggggaagccACTCTCTTGGGGTCACACTGCTGAGAGGGCTGAGGAATGAGTTTGTGCTTCCCAGGGAGCGGAGCCGAGAGAGCAGGTCCAGACCCTTGGCCTGCTACTGTCCTGTATGTGACACAGGTGGCTTGACCCTTGTTTCTCTAATAGGGTCAAGGTCCCATCCTGAGAGTATTGCGTTTAGATTGGGGTCAGGCACATGACAAGGACCATCTCCATCTGTTGCTGTGATCGTTGGGCTTGGTGCATCTTTGAGGGCTGGGGACCAGGCTGCTCTGGACAGATCCAGGGTGTCTAGGGACAAGGGGGTGGCCAGAGTCTATAGTGGAGATGGACAGGAGAGGAGGTAGACTGGGGAGGGCAGGGGCCGGCGGGGTCCCAACACCTGCCTCCCTGCAGATCCTGGCGGCCCTGCCGGTGGACTGGCGGGGCACCCACCTGCTGGCCTGCTCCTGCCTGCGCGTCGTCTTCATTCCCCTGTTCATCCTGTGCGTCTACCCCAGCGGCACGCCGGCCCTCCGCCACCCGGCCTGGCCCTGCATCTTCTCGCTGCTCATGGGCATCAGCAATGGCTACTTTGGCAGTGTGCCCATGATCCTGGCGGCGGGCAAAGTGAGCCCCAAACAGCGCGAGCTGGCAGGTAAGACCTGCTTGCCAGAGGCACATGTGGGGCTCCCTCCCAGCAGCCCGGCCCCCCTTAGTGAGGACACCGAGGCCTTCAGGAGCCACAGCCAGACAGCAAGAGCGTGCACTTGGGTTTTAGGGGTCTAGACCACGCCCAGGAGGTGGTAGGTGTGGGACATTTGCCAgtcgttccttccttccttccacaacTACTTGGTGGCCCTCCTCTGTGGCAGTGCCTAGGCATCAGGGACACGTTTCCATGCTTGTGGGACTGACAGATTGGGAGAGGGAGTGTGAGAAAGTCATGGGGCTCCCAAGGTTCGGGGCCACCGCTCAGGACAGGAAGTTTGGTATGGCCATGGATTGAGATACAGGAGGCCCATGGGTCGGGGTGTTGGAGTCAGATTTGGGCCATGGTACCTTCAAGGTGCCCAACAGACATCCCAAAGGGTCCCTGACGAGGAGGCAGTTGGAGGTCAGAAGCTGGAGGCAAAAATGGGTGGGGGGCCGGGACTGTAACCCCAGAGGCtcaaggaggctgaagcaggaggatcacgagttcaaaggcagcttcagcaatggcgaggcgctgcctcagtgagactctgtctctaaataaaatttaaaaaagggctggggatgtgtcgagtgcccctgagattaatacccagtaccctccccccaaaaatggGTGGGGGACAGAGAAGCAGGTGAGGCCTGGTCCCCTCATGGGAGAAGGAACAGCTGGCTAAGGGATGGCAAGACCCAGAGGGGTCAGCAGGTCCTTGGGGAGGTTTGCTCACGCAGGGTGGCTCCCTGGGAGCTGGCCATTGTCACTACATATCACAGCGGAGCAGTGACTACTAGGTCTGTCCAGCATGTGTGGTCCTAGGGCCTGGCTGCTGCCCCGCCCCCCTCAGGTCAGTCTTGTCCACAGGGAACACGATGACGGTGTCCTACATGTCTGGGCTGACCCTGGGCTCCGCCGTGGCCTACTGCACCTACAGCCTCACCCGCGATGCCCACAGCAGCTGCCTCCGCACCGCCAATGGCTCCATCTCTGCCGGCCCCTGAGTCAGGACACTGCAGGCTGCTGGCCCTCCTGCTGCCCAGGGAGGGCTGCTCAGGCTGACGAGGGACCCTGAGGCCCCCACCCCCTCCCTGCCTGCAGTGCCTGCGGGGCCCCGGCCTCCTCCTATACCACTAACACCACCTCTCTGGGTCCAGCGGCCACACCAGCCTGGAACGTGTTAGTGACCCAGGGCCCTGCCCAGCACTGTGTCCGCGTCTAGCCTCACACCTGCGTTCCCCTTCCGTCTAGCCCGTGACCCCAGCTCTAGCCAGGCCAGCACTCTGCAGGGTCAGACCCAGCCTTCCCCACCCAGGATGGCAGCCAGCCACCTGGTGTCCCCTTCACAGCGACCCCACCGCAGGGTCTACTTCAGGGGCCCCATGGTCCTCGTCACTGTCCATGGCATCAATTAGGGGTGGGGGACCCCTCCTCACGGACATAGGAGGACCTCAGAAGAGAGGAGCAGTCCCCAGCCTTCTCACCCTGGGCCTGTCGTCCACCCTGTTCCCCCGAACAGTGCGCTGGCTGGGGGGATGGTACCTCTGGTCTGTACTGGCCTCTTCATGGGCACCGCACAGCTGGCCCGGGCAGCACCCCCGTACCGAGGTCTCCCTCTGAACCCTCCTGGTGCACAGGCCAGGGGCTGCACTCAGCCTACCTATGATACAGAAGGAGGGTCACAAAGTAGGCCCTCTTGACTGAAGTCACCTCTTGGCCTAGGGAGGCTCAAGGAGGGTCAGATGGAGACCAGGAGTCTGGCAAGTAGGGAGGGCTGGTTTGAGGATGTCCTGCCAAGGATGCCTTTCCCAGGGGAGGTCCCCAGTCCTTCCACATCCCTCGCCCCAGCTGTAATTGCCCTGTCCTGTCCCCTGCTGTGTCCTGTCCACCTGTGTGTCCTCTAACTGTACCGCACTGGCCATTAAAAGATGACGGCAGAGACTGCCTCCCTGTGCCTCCCGAGAAGCATCTGGGTGGGGATGGAGGTGGGGGCAGGACAGCCATCTGGGCCATTGGAAGTGGAAGGAGGGTGCTGAAGGGACGAGGCTGCCCCACAGTGCTGGGACCTGTCTTTCACGGTGGAAAGGGTCCCCTGCACAGGGCCCGGTGTTTGTGGGAGGTGGTCTGGTGGCCCTGGAGTCGGGGCGGGGACTGTACATGTGGGGTGGGGAACCGGAAACCTTGGGGTTGTCACATGCCTTGGTGCCCCCTTTAGCCTCACAAAGATCATGGAGGCAGGTTGGCCCCTGTTCCTCAGGCACTCAAAGTCAGGTGACACAAATCCGAGCCTTGGGGGCTCAGGCCCCAGTTCTAACTGGTCTGTACAGTTAGGAAAAATTCTTGTACTgttttgtgcctcagtttcccccaaGGTGTAGGACTGGGATTTGGCCCCTTGATGGAGGGCCACCTGAGCTCTGGTCCTATGGCCTCAGGAACCTGCAGGCATCCCCTGGGGAATGTCAAGTGGCAATCAAGTGGGCCAAGCCCAAGGGGCAATACCAGACATAGCCACCAGATGGCGGTGGCACACCACTCCCCCCACACCTGTGGGTTGCAAGGGGGCCCATCCGTGTCTGCACTGCAGCGAAGCCCTCAGAGCCCTGCCACAGAGGTCGCACCAGTTGCCCTCAGTGTTAACACGTCATTGTCCCGCCCTTTGCCACAACTGTGACAGCAAAGCCCGAATGACATCTGCAGCCATTCAACTGACCCAGGCCAGAGGGCACTGGGCAGGCAATGTCCCCACTGCCTCCAGCTTTTCCAGGCCCAGAGGTTCAAGGCAGGCTCACGGCCACTCGGACCTGCAGAGCCCTGTCCAGGTGTGGACATAGAACTTTTTAAACACTGGGCACTGCGTGTCCTGCCCAATACCACAGCTGCTAGCCATCTGCGCTGCCAAGCCATGGACAGGCGGCTGGAGCAACTGAGAAACAGCTTTTAATGTTCCCTCATTTAAATTAGCTGAATTTTGATAGCCCAACCTCCAAACTCCCTGTGCCCTCCCTTGTCCCTGTAGTGGACTCCCACAGACCAAgggccccagcccagcccagttcCCGAAATGAACCACTCCAAGCGATGCTATTTTTCCaattaaatctttttttctttttttcttttttttttttatgaaaaagaTCACACAGAATTTGCCAACAAAATTCCAAAAgtaacttaaaaaacaaaacaaaacaaaaacaggaaaacaattcccccaaaaaacaaaaccgAAGTCTGGCTTTTCCTTCCCTCAAGATTGTCTGCTGGAGGCCTGGCTCCCAGGCGGGAGCTGGGTAAGTGCTTGCTGGGCCCGCGGGGGCGGGGCTGcggctccctcccctccctctccctcactCCTTCTCAGCTGGGGGTGAGTACAGTACAGTGGGCTGGGGGGTGTGCTAGGGGCTGGGGGGCCAGTGAAGCCGGGTGCTAGACACTCACAATCTaacaggaaataaaaaataatattctgCACGTCAGAATGTGTtcgcttttttttttataatttcataGCTATTTTTCacagttttaaaaagtttatatttatatatatttatatatatttatctttatatatataattaaaaagttGACTCCATTTAAAGGCTTATGATACAGGGGCGGGGCGAGTCTCTTGGTACAATAAAACTGTACAGGTTAAGAACTGCTGCCTCCCTCCTGGGCAGGGAGGGCCAGACATGGCCGGAGCGAGGGTTTCAGCACCATTGGGATTTTCTGTAGTGTGAGGGTCTGGGCTGGGGGGCAGGCCCTTGCCAGGGCCGCCTGCCGATGCTTTtgggctccccctggccctgctctgctccCCAAGCCCAGGCCATCCTGAGAGGGTGGAGGCCACAGGCACTCAGCAGTCTGGCGTGGATGGTGAGGCTGGCTGGCACCAGGTGCCCACGTCCATGGTGGGAGGTTTGGGTGGACTCCATGCTGAGGGTGGCTGGAACCCAGAGTGAGCATCAGTCTGGGTTCCTGGAAACCCCCTCTCCACCAAGCCCCCAGTCTTCAGGGCCTGGGGGCACCTGGCCCCCACTGGGGCTGGAGGGCCTGCCTCTACAAGTGCTTATGAGGTGCTGGGGAGGCCAAGGCCTGTCCCTGCTGAGACTGCCCTGGGTGGCCAGCAGAGCCACACCCTGATAGCAGAGAGGAGCCCCTGTCCTGGGGCACTGAGGGGTTGGGAGATTGGGGTGGAGACGTGTGCACATGGGTGCACACACGTGCATGCATACgggcacacacatgtacacacactcaCTTGCCCGGGGCATCCACGTGCACACCTGGCCACATGCACACGCCCACGGGCACACTGGCATGCACACAATGCACATGGTCCCGCGCCGTGGCAGTGATGGCGAGGGTCCCTGTGGGCCCTCAGGGCACGAGGCAGCTGGGCGGgggttgggggggtggggggggtttgCTCAGCAGAGCACGGGCACGCCGTCTGTGGAGAAGATCATGCCTGTGGTGGGCTCGTAGGTGCCTGCGAGGTAGTAGAGGCCCTCGCTGTCCTGGTACTTCTTGGTCTTCAGCATCTGCTCGTACTGCTCCAGGCCCACCACCAGGCACTTGTGCGACACCGTCTGCACGTCGTTCTCGTCCACGTGTGAGGACTGGTACAGGGCACGCTGTGGGGCACGGTGGGGCCTCAGGTATGGGCACAGGGTCGGGAGAACCCCTCCCagaccagaggaacctgggactGCCTTGAGGTGGAGACCCAGCGACAGATAGAGGCCAAGATCGAGAGATAGACGTGATCAAGAGACCAAGAGACCAGGAGAGACAGAGTCCTGAGACTCAGGGACAGAGACAGGGAACCAGACAGACAGAAGTGAGACCAGGAGACAGATTGAGAGCCGGGCAGCTCAGAGCCAGAGCGAGGCCGGAGGCCAGAGTAAGGTCGAAGGGTGGTGCAGGCAGAGCCTAGGTCTGAGCGCGGGACCCCGACGGCCATGCTGGGAGAAGGCGGCCACCCCCGCCCACTGGAGGCCCTCCTACCTCCATGAAGTCTTTCCTCTGGCTGGAGGCCCGCAGGGCTGCAGGAAGGCTGCGGCCAGACTTCTGGTCCCAGTGCTGtcaggaccaaaccaggacagtgGGTGACCCCAGCCCCATGGCGGGGCTGCTGCCAGTGGCAGACTAGATCCCAGACTCAGCCTCCCTTTTTGGTCAGACCATGGCTGCCAgcacccagaatgcctggccccagagGGGACCTCAGGTCCACCTTATGGCACCCATATGGACCCAACAAGGAGAACACCTAGCTGGCCCTCTGGGCTCACCTGGCCCTCATGGAACTGCTTGCCCGGGCTGGTCTCCTCGGGATGGTAGAACCACTTAACTCGAACCACCATGTTATTGCCCCAGGACTCCCACATGCTCTGGATGCGGCCTATGTAGGGCAGGTTGGGGCGGCCGGCAGACAGGAACACTGCACAGTCTCCGATGCGGATCATCTCCTTGCCACGCACGATGGCCTTGTAGAACAGCTTGCGGGCCTTGCCCTTCATGCCGCGCCGCTGCAGGAGATGCCAGTCAGGCGAGGGCCCAGGAGCCTGTGGCCCACCACACTGCAGGGCCCTTGCCCCAGCTGGTCCTGGCACCCAGAGCTCTCATCCCTGGCCTGTCACCTGCCATCGGTCTCAGGGGTGCTACAGGAAAGGGACAGAGGAGAAGACCACCCCTGGTCTTACTCTCACTGGGGAAGTCCCTTTCAGCTCTTTGATATGCCAGGGGTAAGAGGGACTTTATTTAATCCAGGAGCTTTGCAGCTAAAGGGACTTCAACTCTGTCCCACAGCACTACTGGCCAGTCACGCAAGACTCCCTGGGCTGCCCAGCCTTGTACTGCCCTCACCCTGTCACAGGTCCTGCCATAGCCCTGAGGCCATACAATCCCCACTCAAGGGCAGGGGGAGGGAGGGCCAGTCCAAGGAGTCAGAGCATGTCCCTGCCCACCGTGACCTCCAACCCCAAGCCTCCAGCAGTGTGGCCCCGGGCATGGCCTATGTGGCTTCTGAGGTTAAAAGAGGATTCCTGTCCCAGGAACAGACTAGGAGAGAGAATGTGGGGTGAAAGGGATTTATCTAGACATGTGCCCAGCAAAAGCAGGAAATGGGACCTTAAGGGCAGATGCCACACCAAGCCCTGCCGGGGCTTAAGATATGTCAGCCCCTGCTGTGTGGCTGATCAGGGCTGAGGGGCTGGGAGTCACATGCTACCCTGGGGTGTGGGTGAACCCAGCCCTCCACCAGCATGGCTGTCCACTGACCCAGCACCTGCCATATGTGTTGAGGCTTTGTTTATTCACTCAAGAAACACTTCCCCAGGGCTCCAGGCCACTCTCAGAGGCTGGTGCCATCTCTTGGACAGAGAGTCCTTCAAGAGGAGGCTACGCAAGGCTTGGCAGAAGCAGCACATTCTCACCTCAAACTAAAATCCACATTCCTTCCCCCTCCTGGTGGGGACAACAGGCTCGAAGTCACACTCTACCTAAGCTGGGAGCCTGTGTGCTGACCCCTGCCTCATCCACAGTCCCTTCCTCTCTATCCCCTGCCACGGTCTTTCCTCAGCCAGGCCACTCACCTCTCTGCATGTGCTGTAAAATGCTCAGAGTGCCTTGGACTCATGCTCAGAGGACGCCATGGTTGCTAAGCAACTCTCTGAGAGCAGTTATGGTTTTGGGCATCAGGCAGCTACTCCCCTTCAAGGACGCCCCCCATCATCCAATGAGGTCCCCTGTGAGGCTGCTCCCACCCCTTTGGAGGGCACAAGACTTGGACTGGTTAACTCCCTCCTGGCCACTGTGATTGACACAGGGCTGAACCTAGGACCCAGCCAGACAGCTAACCAGCTTTAGTTTAAACCCCCGGGAGACACTTCCTTCTGTCACTTCTGCTGCCTAGAGAGAGCAGCTGCCAGAGAAGGAGACAGTGCAGAGGAAGGAGAGGGAACCCAAGAGTGGAGCACAGACCTCAAGTGGGTCTAGAGATGCCTTCAAGCCCCAGGTTCAGCGGTGCCTACAGCTGCACCCCTGAACCTTCCTGCTGAAGAGGCCTAAAGGTCTGAGCTTGTGTTTCAGTCAGCCATTTAGGGTTCTTGGCTCCGCAGCTCTGCAAGCTGAGCCTGGCACAGCCCTGGAACTGCATACAGCAGGTGCCAGAATGCGCTCAGGCAGCGATGGCGGGGCAGGAAGAGCACCTCCCTCAGTCGGCCCTTCTGTGCCTCTCAGATAAGCACCTGCAGGGATCAGGGCTCTAGAGTGCTGACCATGAAGCCTTCAGAAAGGATTCTATAAGAATCTAGCATTCAAGTTGGCCTCAGGTGGTGACCTGGCCAAGAGGCCCTTCAGCTGTAGCCAGCAATCCATGAGGAGTGAAAGTCAGATGACTCTGCCCCCGTGGGATCAGGAAGGCCAGGCTCAGGTTAGGGCACTAAGTTTGCTGGAGCTACAGCCCAAGTGTCCAGACCCCACCTGCGGCAGGCTCTGCACCCTGCCCATTCTAAAGAATCACTGGTGGGGTGCAGCCTGGGGCAGAGGAAGCTGCAGTCCACTCCTGCAGGTTTCTGATGGGCCTTGGCAGCACAA is a window encoding:
- the Slc29a4 gene encoding equilibrative nucleoside transporter 4; protein product: MGSVGSQRLKESSVAGTPDRTVVTSFGFEGLQLEARAAAAEAAREQGLRARGILMSMDSEEEPVPDDRYHAIYFAMLLAGVGFLLPYNSFITDVDYLHHKYPGTSIVFDMSLTYILVALAAVLLNNVLVERLNLHTRITTGYLLALGPLLFISVCDVWLQLFAHDQAYAINLAAVGTVAFGCTVQQSSFYGYTGMLPKRYTQGVMTGESTAGVMISLSRILTKLLLPDERASTLIFFLVSVGLELLCFLLHLLVRRSRFVLYYTTRPRDSRGCRAGYRVHHDVAAGDIHFEHQAPAVAHSDSQDSPAHEVASGGGAYMRFDVPRPRVKRSWPTFRALLLHRYVVARVIWADMLSIAVTYFITLCLFPGLESEIRHCVLGEWLPILVMAVFNLSDFVGKILAALPVDWRGTHLLACSCLRVVFIPLFILCVYPSGTPALRHPAWPCIFSLLMGISNGYFGSVPMILAAGKVSPKQRELAGNTMTVSYMSGLTLGSAVAYCTYSLTRDAHSSCLRTANGSISAGP